The Actinomycetes bacterium genome includes a region encoding these proteins:
- the yidD gene encoding membrane protein insertion efficiency factor YidD, with product MKTIVIFIIKGYKKILSPILPDSCRFYPTCSQYAIDALYKFGVLKGSMKAIYRILRCNPFNKGGYDPVK from the coding sequence ATGAAAACAATAGTTATTTTTATTATAAAAGGATACAAAAAAATTCTGTCTCCAATCCTGCCCGACAGCTGCAGGTTTTACCCTACTTGCTCTCAATATGCCATAGACGCACTATATAAGTTTGGTGTACTAAAAGGTAGTATGAAAGCAATATACAGGATATTAAGATGTAATCCTTTCAATAAAGGTGGATATGATCCAGTTAAATAA